The Anastrepha ludens isolate Willacy chromosome 2, idAnaLude1.1, whole genome shotgun sequence DNA window GAGCTGCTCCAGTTCACAACTTTGCATCTCCAGCTGCTCGCAATGCTCCTTCTGGTGATAGCGACGGTATCTCTGGCCCTGCTGGCGGAATTTCAGGTGATGCCGGACGAGTTGGAGGTGTTCCGAGTGGACTTGGATCGGGTGGTAGAGTTTCGGGTGGTAAGGGCCCAGCTGAACCAAGAGCGACATACTTACCTGCCGCTATCCTGAGAGCTTTTCGGTTTTAGaatgtttctaaatattttattgttgacTTTTCTGTTAGAGATTATTtaagaagtgaaaaaaaacatatttaattgaaagaagtttattttttatttcgcgcAGAATAAGCCATGCTAAACTTCAGTGGCATATTGCGGTTTGAAACTATAATCGTTTATATCATACGAGCACTTCTTTGGTCTGACAGAAAAGCTTGCTCTTTTTGAGGAACTTTTTTTCTCTTGGACATGAACACGTTGTAAAATCTTGACACTTACAAGctgaaatatcaaaaagtcGGGAAGTATTCACCTTAAAGTCATCAGCACGGTTTTTCAAAGCAGGACTTCGATGTGCAGAACACAAACcctttttaatttctctgtacttTTTATGATACTCATTTATCATGTATATTACGCGTGAATGTGAAACTGTGGGATAGAAGCCttgttataaatacaaatgattTTCTTGGCAACTTGTCCGGCTATGATGTCCGGTTCTGTGTTTCCTTCTGACTCTACTCCCAGTTCCcgtctttgaaaaaaacaacatcTCACTACATCTTCATAACTTGGTAGTTGATGATCTGGCAAATCTTTAGGACTTCCCAACAATGGGCAATTAAACGCTTGTCTTAGGGAAAGTTTGGTTAATGGCATTGTCgttatataaacttttaataaaagattGTAATTAAAAGCTTTATACGAAACAATATCTTTCGAATAAAGCGGAAGAAAAAGTAGACAAAGTAATTGCTGTAACTTCCATTCAACTTGCAGTACAAGGACGAGCTACTGGGAGCTCCATAAGCGTTTGCTTGATTAAACAAACAGAGTGGAGTGTAGGGAATTAAATTGTTTCGGTGGGCCTTCTAATATAACATATACCGGTATGATAACaaatagtattttcaaaaaaaaagttaaaatgtttagaatttaaactgaaatttcaaaatttgaggCCTCTGCTGGCGACAGAAGATATCGTTCGATTGGGCTGAAATTAGGCACACACTTTATTAGTCTAACAGTGCAACTTTTACGCACTATTAGAATTCgatcctaaaaaaaatgttttttcgccTCACTCTACTGAATACTGAATACCGAACAAAAATTTAGTTCTAAGTCTACTTATATATACTTCAGCATTAGACACATTCTGAATATGCCTGCAATGTAGCACGAAATATTTGCGGATATTGCAGTGAAActgtaaatgaatgaaatagAAAAACTGATACTCTTTTTggatttaagttttattttactcTTGAATTTAGTTTCTGCAACCATGTTTGTGAAACAGTCAATACGCTGCCAAAAGACTAGTATGAGtaactaaaatttcaaaaaagaaaatcaaaatgatGCCTTGTAGTTTTTCAGGACTGGCAATGTAACAACTTTGTTTTTACTAAGTTTGTTAAATAGATATGTTAGCtttaagcaaaaaaagttcTCGTTTTTATAACTGCTATTTTCGCACACCATTTTACTGAATTTCAAATATAACTTAAAAaggtgtaaaagaaataaagatatatcctaaattttattaacgaaacttacagttttttatttttatttaaagaatatacatacgaggtgtgttaagCGAATAAggtgatttttcaaatttcgcaggCTACGTACTTCCgtctttcgattattattttttttatgttggtacattcGTCTCGAAGATACATATGTCCACGGTTTTATGAATACTCGTATAGCATGTTTAGTGtttttgtgagaggcataaataagacaagtgtggtgcgtgttcggcgattttctgctatcgcaAAAAATGCATCCAATTTTGTgtaaaacatgaaattaaatgcgcTTGAGGAGATAAAACCCGAATCGCTGAATcgtaaaaccaaaagtatatgatactaaaacaaaataactaatgtgtcgaagccattgtttaccatatgtcgaagcttggtttatgacgtttggGTTATGTtggaatcgactagcacacactgctgtcggcatctattgacaaacagcgggaacttagttgcccACCTATATATTCCTCCCTTCCTCATAAAACTCTTTTATATGCAAGTCATACCAGTAAGAACTTTACACGAATTTAGGGTATCTTATGATCAAATAAAAATAGGAGCAAATACTGGCGAAACAACTTAATATTTTGTGAGAAATTCCCTATTTTCAATGAGAGCATCACACCGCCGTCACAAAATCTTTTGAAGAGCATCACATCCCTCCTGATAAAAATTACTTGCCTCCGGCTAAGACAAATTAGATGTTGAGGCGACTGAATGAATCCATTATGTTTTTACAAACAACTGTTACCCCAGTGGACGTTTTCTTCGGCATAaaaatgttgcgcattcgttctATTGCTAGCTTAGAGTcgactttttccaaaaacatcTATTTTAATGAAAGaagcaagaaaaatataaaaagacttTGTTGCCTAAAATACTAAAGTACCAGTTATatacatgatgcaaagaataatgagatggcgcccatcgtggtcccgttactttgcgctcagcgaatttgacaactagttacgtgattttagctctagtatggccagattaccattttcgtaacttgatttagcattttttttgttgttatttttattattttttgtctcggagttttagttctttcttcatgacatttttctagctgttctaattaaaatgtcatgtttataattttgtaaaatatgcattttttaataattatttaaataattcactcagttttatttagctttacttttttttaacatctggtggcattgcccgcgattgccggtgttgttggtgttcttctgctttcggcagtcaaatctctctctcgttactgcagagttgcctagctttggatataaaaacgcactaaatgcccatttaaagaaaataaaacacgaaatttttattgtgttaagtaagaactttgtatgcgtgacaaattgtctgtagaatgtgcgttttttttaaataaatgtgttatgattatgtacaatttaatttatgagttttttttgttaagcgaaattcttttgttaagggaacgacctttttgctatatttgaagctatgtaactagataaggtactctttttgtaaaaatgtcagtatggtttctttagaattttctggtattttgttgcttatttttactatgaatacacctcttgatgctctaaggattgatgaccggaaaaaacgattacacctctatggtttcaattcgcattcaataaattcaaaggctttttaaaatgtgtaaaaaggttttccatcttaagaagagttgagagaggggcatttaatatttttgcatagccttaaatggagccaaaaattaaatttgcactttcaaattatcaaattttataagagtaaaaaaattttcattagcactaaaatcttctcagagtggcctttttaaaacttcttttgtataataatacagtttttttttcaacctaaagtctcggtagccttaaattaaaaacaaaaagaaacaaacaccaaacttacaaattgtcgcattttcggtataaaaaagcactaaatttattgcgaagagcaaatggttggcaatactgcacaactctgcaaacgtgacgtcacgtactctctgatgggcgcaatcttctttctatcattcttggcctTGTACTAAGGTTGTGCAATAGAGGGACAAAATAAATGGCTTAATATAAAGAGAGaggtaatttgtttttgttttttgccttaATGTCCTATGTGGTTTTTCCCGCTCAGgcataatttttcattgtttaacaaTTTTCGTTGTGATATGGGaaaattagtttggggaaaaagaaaaccattattttctcggtaaatgACTGAAATGAACgacatctcgtaaagtatcgttcaaatatttaaaagtttatgctcgttgtaaAAATGACAATTCACactcaaaaaatgtatgctgttttttgtttactccATTCAGTtgagagttacagggtgttaacaatggaagtaaaCAAAGAGAATTCGTTACATTTTACAGGTGCTCTTTCAGATAAAGGCGAAAGTGCAAACCAGGCCACAGAAATTattaatggtgtttatggtggcgATACTGTACgataaaattacagaaataatcgaagttgaatggcatgttagtagtcgtagcattgacctggagctaaagatcgagcataaaaaaatgttaaacctttaacgtaaaaatcatGGATTTCTATTTCgccaaaataatatttgtggTCGAAAGTACTTTCTTTTTTCTCCATAAAAGAATGTTTACAGAACAGCATCAAATATTCCCGGCAGTTTCGTTTGCAATCAATTGGCAGTGGGCTGTGTAGCATGCCAATGTTTATATCATTAAGAACAgtcaaaagtaaacaaaaacgcTGGTATCACGCCTTTCCATATTTGCGAGCTTCAATTATTCTGCGAATCTCAATATACAATATCCAGTCTGGTTTGATTTCTTGTTTGGTGGTTTGGTCACATGAGCAATGCCCTCGGTGGCAAACAGAACCTCTGCCTAAAGACGAcagtgtaaataataaaaataaaacccaaAAATTTCCTTTATTCCTTTAGTTTAGTTAACGCTCACACACAGTAAATAATTAAACCAAACTAAATTCTAACGCAATTGTTGCAAATTTGTAACAATTCATATTCTGCGTGCGCACAATAGATAGGAAGTTTTGAAAACATGTGCATAATACGAGTAAATTTTCCATACAAGTCCAGTGAAATGGATTGTGAGTACCATTGTGACGTTTTTGTGTAAATCGGTTTTTCCTTTGTTCACCGGAAATAATTAAGTTCGTCGACGCAGATGGTATAATGACTGAAGGTAATGTAACAAAACATTAAAATGGAGCAAAACTTTTGTGATTTTATGTGTAAATACTTGTTCTTTGTTACGCCCATTATTTACTCGTTTTAGgctttcttttaaaaacttGCCTGAGTAGTCATTACTTACTTGAGGCTTACTTTAGCCTCAGGTACGTTGTTCATCACATTCTCTCACCCATCCCTTGCTTGCTTCAGCCTGTACCTGATTATTTACTGTTGATTGCATCCTTGAACCTGACCTAAAGTACTATAAAAACCCTGTGCGCTCACTTCTTCAGGACATTCTGAAATAGAACTTCAAGTGAACCGAAAGgcaatttgaatattatttatcgcaaagaaaaaaagtcataGCTAAAGGCAGAGATGAGTAATAAACAACGGAACACCGCTAAAGGCTCAATCGCTTACAACCTCTTTATGTATCTGGGGGAATTGCGACGTCCAGCGAAACAGCCATTGCGTCAGAGTCAGTCGAAAATGGAGTTGACATTGTGTCTTCTTAGAACAAATTTGAGGAACCTATCCAACTTTAATACGACAGAATTGACGGAGCTCAATCAGTTGTTGGTGCTTAAAGAAGATTTGCGCAAGGATATCCAGAATAAGACGGTTGTCAAGAAACAGAAGAAATCGAAAGATCGCTGGTGTTTAGGTAGGCTGAttttaagtattaaaaacaagaaaaaaacataattatgcctaaattattttgtattaataggaaatataaatttacatattatatttactttacTCGCATTTTAAGattgattgaaaaaaatattattgcaattgcacaaaaataagattttattaCTAAAGTGAGTGAATAAGATATACTTATAAgtattatttatattcattttattttattatagaaGCATACAATTTTGTATAGTCACAAATCGCTGTTGTTTGACAAAaggcaattctttttttttgccttgatattttatttgttttatttaattatttactttactCGCATTTTAAGAttgattgtaaaaattattattgcaattgcaacaaaaataagattttattaCTAAAGGAAACTCTTAAGgggtatttatatttattttattattgaatcgtaaaattttgtaaagtcaCAAATTGCTGCTGTTTGACGAAAGGCAAATTCTTAAATTAAGGtcttaatgttttatttatcttatttatttacatatacacttacatatttacgtactcaGATTTTAagattgattttaaaaatattttattaaaacacaaTACTATACAAGAAAGTAcatatttaataggactatgaataagttcgtgcggtttttttcgaaatttgaaactttattgacgtaaaatggttacaaatttaatattcaaaatattgtccatcgcttactactactttttcccatctttctggcaattcacggattccctttgtgaaaaattcggtcggttttgccgcaatccacgaatcgatccattttttgacttcatcgtaattacggaagtgctggtcagccaggccatgttgcatcgatcggaagagatagtaatcggatggcgcaaggtctggactatacggcgggaggggtaggacatcccatttgagcgtttctaagtatgttttgaccacttgtgcaacatgtggccgagcattgtcatgttgcaaaataactttgtcgtgtctatcggcgtattgcggccgtttttctcgcagtgctcggctcaaacgcatcaattgtcgtcggtagacatcccccgtaatcgtttcattcggtttcagtagctcataatacacaacacccagctggtcccaccagatacacagcataaccttcaggccatgaatattctgcgccgacgtcgatgttgaagcatggccagggtatccatacgttgcccgacgttttggattgtcgtaatggacccacttttcatcgccagtcacaattcgatgcaaaaaaccctttcttttgtgccgttgaagcagttgttcgcatgccataaaacggcgttcaacgtctcttggcttcaattcatacggcacccaatggcctacctttcggatcattcccatagcttttaaacgtttggaaatggttgattgatcaactcccaaagtttttgcaacctcttcttgcgtttgagccggatcttgatcgagcaattcctccaattcggtatccatgaactttggcggcgcaccctcgcgttcttcgtcttccaagccaaaatcaccacttttaaagcgtgcaaaccacttctggcacgttcgctcagatagagcatgctcaccataaacttccaccaagatacgatgactttcggctgcttttttcttcatattaaaataatgaagaagaagaagaattccccgcaaaaacacattatttggcacgaaattcgacattttcaagtgtggtaaaaatattgttgtttacgcttcaaataaaaaacttatactgacgtttgtgccttacgacagtagctctccaatgaatgtttggaaatgtggatcgatggaataataatcaagttacgccatctgttgtaaaaccgcacgaacttataaatagacctattattatttttcaaaaacatcgatttcattaccaaaataataatattcctgacttttttctgtttttagcgTCGGTGTTGGAATAATACTGATTATTTGCTCAAAATCAATATATGATATATCCTTAGATTCCAGCTAAAATTTTCTAAGATTGTTATGCACAGATCTCAAAAAGGGTACTAAAATttcttcatcatcgtcatcgacACATGTCTGGCAGGTAGCAACATATCTGAAGCAAATATTTGGCTTCTCAGTAGGAACTTTAACAACCAAGAATTTCCCAGGGGATACGAGATTTGGatgtatattttctttgcaaTAAGACGTATTTGCTTCAACATAAATCTGTTTAATTTTAATCTGCTGAcgacgagatattgtctctaaaTCTTCATTGTCCGAGGAAGATGACCAGTATTcagatttgtaaatatttactctatttttaaatctcaaCTCGTTATCTGTGATCATGGGCTCTTCGTAAACAGGAGATTCAATTGCAGGCATAAAAACTTTCTCAGGTTCAACTGCAATCATATTACAAAGGCTAGAAAGCCTCGATAGTTTTAgctctttatgaaaatgttcgtatcgatataattgtattaaaacGTCTAGTCCTTTTTGCCAGTACACTTTTGTGATGTCCATTATACCTGGAATAGCTTCCAGAGACTTTGGAACGCGGTTTTTCTCCTCAATCACGTTGTCTTCTGGGATTACTTTTACTTCGATAGCagcatttttgaacaaatcggCGAATTCTGAGGCTGTTCTAACATCATTACCCATCAAGACATGTCTGTCAGCTGTTCTTTTTAGGTATCCTCCTACACCATCCATTGGGCCTTTACCATGACCAGCCTCGCCttgtttttctataatattctctctCCTTAGCccgtttaatttctttctgctcTTCAGTCATCTTATCcaaaaactttcttcttctagcattcactttttatctttaattACTTGCGCTGCACTATCCTTTTTAAGCCctattgagattttttttttatttttttctttatcatttattaaaaaattgaaaattattcgcCCTTAGAAATAATAATCATCATTCCGAGAACGCAACAGTCATTTCGGGAACGTGTCATCATGTCCGGCAACGTTCCCGAAATGACCGTTCACGAAATGACGATTTCAAATAAGCGCGCGCTTTGATTAGACGGCGGCCATCTTAAATGCGATCTGGGTTTGCCAATAGGAAAATATGTGAGTTTACTTTGTTATTTCGTGTcgtaaaaaagaatttcatcaataattaaatgtaataatttcgttCACGAATTGACGGACTATTGATGTACGCTCTACGAATAATGAATTGAAAGGTACTtaccatttagatttattttatttgacgatAAATACTCTGACACTccgctttgttattgttttcttccTCGACTGACGTTAGACATCGAATGGCTgcattcacttaaaattatttttgacctATTATCGATACGTTCACTGAAATGACTTGTGCGGTAGCGGACAAACTATATTGGatatttttatagttaaaaataaataatcttttaGTATCCTttctaaaagtaaattttgtataaaaatacggTGTATTAAGTAATAAAATGGGTAACTTAGCtcaaatttgtatattaaattttggactTGTTGCTGAAGATTGTACATTAGGACGCGTTCCCGAAATGATTATCCATGCAtgtatattgattttatttaaaatttgctttattaattgGTTATATTGTTTGATGTACACACAAAACGGGTTAGttgaagtaatttattaatttcttttctcaAATAAGTCAAGATTTAAGACATTAAATTGCTAGCAAAGCCAATTCTGCACCTTGGTGATTTTGAGCCAAATACTTTGTTCATAAGCGTAAATATTTAGAATCTTTCAAGGTTgagtttctttttaaatttaaatgtacaTAAAATTACCCAATGACAACACTAGAcaataagggggcgtccataaattacgcgaggtgtttttttcaattttctgaacctccctccccccctggtgagatgtcgtgagattttattcaacccccttccccatcccccaatctcacgtgagatttttcaaaatgtgggtttcttatgtaaacgcgttggattgttattgtaaaaagaaaaaaaaagttgcttcgtgcttttatttacgactagttagcactagtaatcaatattgctgagagttataagtgtaataaaaatttaacaatagaagacttaaatcgtaactactgcgattaaaaaaagaatatctactctaattcagtccatggagaatcatgcgcggtttcaagagagactattgggaccaacatgtccatatgattttcagtaaaatcatgtgctccttcaacttcgttctaatctagccactctaagccgttgacgcttgcgcacagtaactcattagctcgtcttgtgacaatccgtgagggtcgcactttgcggaacatacgcgcttgcttagctgatgcaatgtgagctgctcgcctgtgctctgcagctcttgtgatagatgcgaagtaaataccgcatgtactgtagcatattttctctaaatcatcacgtatacttgggcaatagggATCAATAGGcatgctgatgaaggcattcagcggttcaatcggtacgcgtattagaaatggagcaaatgattttccgtcatgttctttaaagtccggaattgtcaaacgtcaacctgagtgatagggcgttcggctcatagtggcgcgaaaacaaccgacgggctacactgtaccgcaaattcagattaaattgagctatttggtataaaacaaatatggtggtttgacagtagtaatgtataacgtcgaagtatgaatgaagttattttcttttgaacgaattagtgaatgatcttaatcatactacgattacgcttgagattaaatctaaagcatgtacaatttttttgtttcaatcagaaaaaaattgcgtgatatttgccgagaccccccctctctccaacgtaagattagatgagatttgactcgacgaatattataatttctttctattttttttttaatattgtaaaatactaaaaaaaaactaaacagaaaaagaaagaaatcaaGTGACATTTGTTcaattattgtataataattgataaaattttattttatttatctattgttgactacaattattttttttttcaattcaagtttcaatttcaatttaaaaaattttttgttttcaataacaataatgatggaattttattttatcttatttgttgtaatatttttatagtcataaatgttttaagtttttggtctttttt harbors:
- the LOC128858260 gene encoding uncharacterized protein LOC128858260; the encoded protein is MSNKQRNTAKGSIAYNLFMYLGELRRPAKQPLRQSQSKMELTLCLLRTNLRNLSNFNTTELTELNQLLVLKEDLRKDIQNKTVVKKQKKSKDRWCLASVLE